A portion of the Roseovarius sp. SCSIO 43702 genome contains these proteins:
- a CDS encoding FAD-binding oxidoreductase, translated as MEQHKKIVVIGAGICGLSAAIWLRRAGHQVTLLDKEGPGAGASFGNAGLLAQWAIVPVNTPDILRTGLKYLADPNSPLFMQWSHLPRLAPWLLAYVRHGRGAGAQRMTDGLLPLVSDSVEQHRALTRGTSAEPFIATSDLAYVYTDRAAFDRDAYGWAIKRAAGYIPELIEGDAVREFDPMLGPDMQCLAVLRDHGHITNPGAYMQVLARVFEEEGGTLRRATVEDITLAQGRIASVETDEGSFPCDACVMAAGIWSKPLLKKLGIKVPLEPERGYHLHFSKPSQMPRCPMMIAGKFAVNPMEHGLRCAGTVELGGITKGPSRAPFRLIRRHVGKLFPNLTYESAEEWMGFRPSTPDSLPLVGEIGSTGVHAAFGHQHVGLTGGPRTGRWVADLISGRHPNIDLAPYDANRFS; from the coding sequence ATGGAACAGCACAAGAAGATCGTCGTCATCGGCGCCGGGATCTGCGGGCTCAGTGCCGCGATCTGGCTTCGCCGCGCCGGGCACCAGGTGACCCTGCTGGACAAGGAAGGGCCGGGCGCCGGCGCCTCCTTCGGAAATGCCGGGCTTCTGGCGCAATGGGCCATCGTGCCGGTCAACACCCCCGATATCCTGCGCACCGGCCTGAAATACCTGGCCGATCCCAATTCTCCTCTCTTCATGCAGTGGTCGCATCTTCCGCGGCTTGCGCCGTGGCTTCTGGCCTATGTGCGTCACGGCCGCGGCGCCGGAGCGCAGCGCATGACCGATGGCCTCCTCCCCCTGGTCAGCGATAGCGTCGAGCAGCACCGCGCCCTCACCCGTGGCACCAGCGCCGAGCCCTTCATCGCCACCAGCGATCTCGCCTATGTCTACACCGACCGCGCGGCCTTTGACCGGGATGCCTATGGATGGGCCATCAAGCGGGCCGCGGGCTATATTCCGGAACTCATCGAAGGCGATGCCGTGCGCGAATTCGATCCGATGCTGGGGCCCGACATGCAATGCCTCGCCGTGCTGCGCGATCATGGCCATATCACCAATCCCGGTGCCTACATGCAGGTCCTCGCGCGGGTGTTCGAGGAAGAGGGTGGTACCCTGCGTCGTGCCACGGTCGAGGATATCACGCTTGCCCAAGGCCGGATCGCGTCAGTCGAGACCGACGAAGGGTCATTTCCGTGCGACGCGTGTGTCATGGCGGCCGGGATCTGGTCGAAACCCCTTCTGAAAAAGCTCGGGATCAAGGTGCCCCTCGAGCCCGAGCGCGGGTATCACCTGCATTTCTCGAAACCCTCGCAGATGCCACGCTGCCCCATGATGATCGCGGGGAAATTCGCCGTGAACCCCATGGAACACGGCTTGCGCTGTGCCGGCACCGTCGAACTGGGCGGCATCACCAAGGGCCCCTCCCGGGCGCCGTTCAGGCTTATCCGGCGCCACGTCGGCAAGCTCTTCCCGAACCTCACCTATGAGAGTGCCGAGGAATGGATGGGCTTCCGTCCCTCGACACCCGACAGCCTTCCGCTGGTGGGTGAGATCGGATCGACCGGGGTTCATGCCGCCTTCGGGCACCAACATGTCGGCCTGACCGGCGGGCCAAGGACGGGGCGCTGGGTGGCCGACCTCATCTCGGGGCGCCACCCCAACATCGACCTCGCGCCCTACGACGCCAATCGCTTCAGCTGA
- a CDS encoding NADPH-dependent FMN reductase — protein MTKPVLLLLSGSLRKESFNRKLIHHAAKTFGPAEVVEGDLDLPLFNEDVEAIGNPDKVETLFEQVKRADALIIGAPEYNKGVSGPLKNGIDWLSRPQPSILKDKIAVVMSAAGGRTGGETAHFMTVSILTQLQVNVVHGPLILVAQAKNEFDESGALTNDFLAKQVAARMERLRGMLS, from the coding sequence ATGACCAAACCCGTCCTTCTCCTGCTCAGTGGATCGCTGCGAAAGGAGTCGTTCAATCGCAAGCTCATCCATCACGCGGCCAAGACCTTCGGTCCCGCCGAGGTGGTCGAGGGCGATCTCGATCTGCCGCTGTTCAACGAGGACGTGGAAGCGATCGGGAACCCCGACAAGGTCGAAACGCTGTTCGAACAGGTGAAGCGCGCCGATGCGTTGATCATCGGGGCGCCCGAATACAACAAGGGGGTTTCGGGTCCGCTGAAGAACGGTATCGACTGGCTGAGCCGTCCTCAGCCCTCGATCCTGAAGGACAAGATCGCGGTGGTCATGTCGGCGGCCGGTGGTCGCACCGGGGGCGAGACCGCGCATTTCATGACCGTCTCGATCCTCACGCAGCTTCAGGTGAACGTGGTCCATGGTCCGCTGATCCTGGTCGCGCAAGCCAAGAACGAATTCGATGAAAGCGGCGCGCTGACCAACGATTTCCTCGCAAAGCAGGTCGCGGCGCGGATGGAGCGGCTGCGCGGGATGCTCAGCTGA
- a CDS encoding LysR family transcriptional regulator produces MDRLTEMEAFATVVDQGGFTDAARKMGISKSAVSKHVSSLEARLGARLLNRTTRRVSPTEIGLAYYDRALRVLNDAGEADALVSSMQSDPSGLLRISVATDFGVNHLSPVLGTFLEEFPDITVNMVLNNRYVELISEGFDMAIRIGELEDSTLRARKLTETTKRMIASPAYLQKHGRPLKIDDLNEHKLLHYSSQSGGSVWKLTAPSGEKRQVRTAGGLSVNDGQSLLNAAISGLGIAYLPSFLYADAMSKGLVEDVIPDLPVETQGIYAVYPPGRFTQPKVRAFINFLVHAFADKGPTEW; encoded by the coding sequence ATGGATCGCCTGACCGAGATGGAAGCCTTCGCCACGGTGGTGGATCAAGGCGGGTTCACGGACGCCGCCAGGAAGATGGGAATCTCCAAATCGGCCGTGTCGAAGCATGTCTCGTCGCTCGAGGCGCGGCTTGGCGCACGGCTTCTGAACCGCACCACACGGCGGGTGAGTCCGACCGAGATCGGCCTGGCTTATTACGACCGTGCCCTGCGGGTCCTGAACGACGCCGGAGAGGCCGACGCGCTTGTCTCGTCCATGCAATCCGATCCCTCGGGTCTTCTGCGAATCTCGGTCGCGACGGATTTCGGCGTCAATCACCTGAGCCCGGTGCTGGGCACCTTTCTCGAGGAATTCCCCGATATCACCGTCAACATGGTGCTCAACAACCGCTATGTCGAGTTGATTTCGGAAGGGTTCGACATGGCGATCCGGATCGGCGAGCTCGAGGACAGCACGCTGCGTGCCCGCAAGCTTACCGAGACGACGAAGCGCATGATCGCGAGCCCGGCCTACCTGCAAAAGCACGGTAGGCCGCTGAAGATCGACGACCTGAACGAGCACAAGCTCCTGCACTACTCCAGCCAGTCTGGCGGATCGGTCTGGAAGCTGACCGCGCCGTCGGGCGAAAAACGGCAGGTGCGCACGGCAGGGGGTCTCTCGGTCAATGATGGCCAGTCGCTTCTCAATGCGGCGATCTCGGGTCTCGGGATCGCCTATCTGCCGAGCTTTCTTTACGCCGATGCGATGTCGAAGGGCCTGGTCGAGGACGTGATCCCCGACCTGCCGGTCGAAACGCAAGGCATCTATGCCGTCTATCCGCCCGGGCGTTTCACGCAACCCAAGGTCCGCGCGTTCATCAACTTCCTGGTCCATGCCTTTGCCGACAAGGGACCAACCGAGTGGTAA
- the xseA gene encoding exodeoxyribonuclease VII large subunit: MSDLIDEPRPGGNLPEYTVSEISGEVKRTLEGTFGRVRVRGEVGRVFRARSGHLYYDVKDDRNVLACTTWKGQIANLSVEPEEGLEVVVTGRLTSFGAQSKYNLNVDEVAVAGQGALMALLEKRRKALAEEGLFDEARKRPLPYLPEIIGVVTSPSGAVIRDILHRLRDRFPRKVLIWPVAVQGANCAPEVARAIAGFNALTPGGALPRPDLIIVARGGGSIEDLWGFNEEAVVRAAAASEIPLISAVGHETDTTLVDFAADRRAPTPTAAAELAVPVRLDLLAWVDGQAARLSQALSRGMERRGERLRDLSRAVPRVETLLDGPRQRLDFWGERLPAALTRSVQLRRVELSEVTGALRPGVLRGKLRDQAQRVDQTAARLAPALGRQAAQGRERFDAMAARHGRCRPDAALAERRARLENFGARLSQTGSRQMRDLRERIGALDRLRETLSYKATLNRGYAVVRGDGDVVTRKAAAAKAGALEIEFADGKLNVGSPEGPAKRPPRSKLDVPEQGDLF, translated from the coding sequence ATGTCCGACCTGATCGATGAACCGCGCCCCGGCGGCAACCTGCCAGAATACACCGTTTCCGAAATCTCCGGAGAGGTGAAGCGCACGCTCGAAGGCACCTTCGGGCGTGTTCGCGTGCGTGGCGAGGTGGGCCGCGTGTTTCGTGCCCGTTCGGGGCATCTTTATTACGACGTGAAGGACGATCGAAACGTTCTTGCCTGCACGACGTGGAAGGGCCAGATCGCCAATCTCTCGGTCGAGCCGGAGGAGGGGCTGGAGGTCGTGGTGACCGGGCGGCTCACCTCTTTCGGCGCGCAGTCCAAGTACAATCTCAACGTCGACGAGGTGGCGGTGGCCGGTCAGGGCGCGCTGATGGCGTTGCTGGAAAAGCGTCGCAAGGCGCTGGCCGAAGAAGGGCTGTTCGACGAAGCGCGCAAGCGCCCCCTGCCCTACCTGCCCGAGATCATCGGCGTGGTCACATCGCCGTCGGGTGCGGTCATCCGCGACATCCTGCACCGGCTGCGCGATCGTTTTCCCCGCAAGGTCCTGATCTGGCCGGTGGCGGTACAGGGCGCGAATTGCGCGCCCGAGGTGGCCCGCGCCATTGCCGGCTTCAACGCGCTGACACCCGGCGGCGCGTTGCCCCGGCCGGACCTCATCATCGTGGCGCGGGGCGGGGGGTCGATCGAGGATCTGTGGGGCTTCAACGAGGAGGCGGTGGTGCGAGCCGCCGCCGCCTCGGAGATCCCGCTCATCTCGGCCGTGGGACACGAGACGGACACGACACTTGTCGACTTTGCCGCGGACAGGCGGGCGCCGACGCCGACCGCGGCGGCGGAACTGGCCGTGCCGGTGCGCCTCGACCTGCTGGCCTGGGTCGATGGGCAGGCGGCGCGGCTGAGCCAGGCGTTGAGCCGGGGAATGGAACGGCGCGGCGAGCGTCTGCGCGATCTGAGCCGCGCGGTCCCGAGGGTGGAAACCCTGCTTGACGGGCCGCGGCAACGGCTCGATTTCTGGGGTGAGCGCCTGCCGGCCGCGTTGACCCGATCGGTACAATTGCGGCGTGTTGAATTGTCGGAGGTGACAGGAGCGCTGCGCCCAGGCGTCCTGCGCGGGAAGCTGCGCGACCAAGCGCAGCGTGTCGATCAGACCGCAGCGCGCCTGGCCCCCGCGCTGGGGCGGCAGGCGGCGCAGGGCCGAGAGCGGTTCGATGCCATGGCGGCGCGGCATGGCCGGTGCCGGCCTGACGCTGCGCTGGCGGAGCGTCGTGCGCGGCTCGAAAACTTCGGCGCGCGGCTGTCGCAGACCGGGAGCCGGCAGATGCGCGACCTGCGCGAGAGGATCGGTGCGCTCGATCGCCTGCGCGAGACACTGAGCTACAAGGCGACGCTCAACCGTGGCTACGCGGTGGTGCGGGGTGACGGGGACGTGGTGACGCGCAAGGCCGCGGCGGCCAAGGCCGGGGCGCTGGAAATCGAGTTCGCCGACGGCAAGCTGAACGTCGGCAGTCCCGAGGGGCCAGCGAAACGCCCGCCGCGCTCCAAGCTCGATGTCCCGGAACAGGGCGATCTGTTCTGA
- a CDS encoding type 1 glutamine amidotransferase domain-containing protein has product MADISNKKVAILATNGFEQSELEKPLEALRGAGAEVHVVSPDGEDIKGWEGSDWGRTVKADKALSDVKADDYNALVLPGGQINPDLLRVNDEALNFIKTFWDQKKPIGAICHAPWLLVETGIAKGRDLTSYKSIKTDLVNAGANWQDSEVVVDQALVTSRNPDDLPAFCDKLIEEIAEGKHESRAA; this is encoded by the coding sequence ATGGCTGATATCAGCAACAAGAAAGTCGCAATTCTCGCCACCAACGGCTTCGAGCAGTCCGAGTTGGAAAAACCGCTTGAGGCGCTGCGAGGCGCTGGCGCGGAAGTTCATGTCGTCTCACCCGATGGTGAGGACATCAAGGGGTGGGAAGGCTCAGACTGGGGCCGGACCGTCAAGGCCGACAAGGCCCTGTCCGATGTGAAAGCCGATGACTACAACGCCCTCGTTCTGCCGGGTGGCCAGATCAACCCCGATCTGCTGCGCGTGAACGACGAGGCGCTGAATTTCATCAAGACGTTCTGGGATCAGAAGAAACCCATCGGAGCGATCTGTCACGCGCCTTGGCTTCTGGTGGAAACGGGGATCGCCAAAGGTCGGGACCTCACGTCCTACAAATCGATCAAGACCGACCTCGTCAATGCCGGTGCCAACTGGCAGGATAGCGAAGTGGTCGTTGACCAGGCGCTGGTCACGAGCCGCAACCCGGACGATCTGCCTGCGTTCTGTGACAAGCTCATCGAGGAGATCGCGGAAGGCAAGCACGAGAGCCGCGCCGCGTGA
- the purD gene encoding phosphoribosylamine--glycine ligase: MNILILGGGGREHSLAWAVKQNPKCDRLIVAPGNAGIAWIADCASLDIMDGGAVVNFAEANAIDFVIIGPEAPLAAGVADRLRDAGILTFGPSEAAARLEASKSFTKEICDAAGAPTAAYGHFTNADAAKAHVRKGDIPVVIKADGLAAGKGVIIAETEDEAIAAIDDMFGGAFGGAGAEVVIEEFMAGEEASLFVLCDGETVLSIGTAQDHKRVGEGDTGPNTGGMGAYSPAPVMTPEVEARAMDEIVRPTMAEMARRGTPFQGVLYAGLMIENGAPRLVEYNVRFGDPECQALMMRLGAQTLDLLEACAEGRLSEVEVTWADDHAMTVVLAAKGYPGSYAKGSVIGGIESCPEDSFHMMFHAGTAMKDGRIVAAGGRVLNATARGASLREARDRAYALVEKVDWPEGFYRRDIGWRAL; encoded by the coding sequence ATGAACATCCTGATCCTTGGCGGCGGCGGGCGCGAACACAGCCTCGCCTGGGCCGTGAAGCAGAACCCGAAATGCGACCGGCTGATCGTCGCGCCCGGCAATGCGGGGATCGCATGGATCGCCGATTGCGCGTCGCTCGACATCATGGATGGCGGCGCCGTCGTCAACTTCGCCGAGGCGAACGCCATTGACTTCGTCATCATCGGACCCGAGGCGCCCCTCGCCGCGGGGGTCGCTGACCGCCTGCGCGATGCCGGCATCCTTACGTTTGGCCCCTCCGAAGCGGCGGCGCGGCTCGAGGCCTCCAAAAGCTTCACCAAGGAGATCTGCGATGCCGCGGGCGCGCCCACGGCCGCCTACGGCCATTTCACCAATGCCGACGCTGCCAAGGCGCATGTGCGCAAGGGCGATATCCCGGTCGTGATCAAGGCCGACGGACTTGCGGCCGGCAAGGGCGTGATCATCGCCGAGACCGAGGACGAGGCGATCGCGGCCATCGACGACATGTTCGGCGGCGCCTTCGGCGGCGCGGGCGCAGAGGTCGTGATCGAGGAATTCATGGCGGGCGAGGAGGCTTCGCTCTTCGTGCTCTGCGACGGAGAAACTGTCCTCTCGATCGGCACCGCGCAGGATCACAAGCGCGTGGGCGAGGGCGATACCGGCCCCAATACCGGCGGCATGGGCGCCTATTCCCCCGCCCCTGTCATGACGCCCGAGGTCGAGGCCCGCGCGATGGACGAGATCGTGCGCCCCACCATGGCCGAAATGGCCCGGCGCGGCACGCCGTTTCAAGGGGTGCTCTATGCCGGTCTCATGATCGAGAACGGGGCGCCGCGGCTCGTGGAATACAACGTGCGGTTCGGAGACCCCGAATGCCAGGCCCTCATGATGCGCCTTGGCGCACAAACCCTCGATTTGCTTGAGGCCTGCGCGGAAGGCCGCCTTTCGGAGGTCGAAGTCACCTGGGCCGACGATCACGCGATGACTGTCGTTCTCGCAGCCAAGGGATATCCCGGCAGCTATGCGAAAGGTTCGGTGATCGGCGGGATCGAGAGTTGCCCCGAGGACAGTTTTCACATGATGTTTCATGCAGGCACCGCCATGAAGGACGGCCGCATCGTCGCCGCAGGCGGGCGTGTGCTGAACGCGACAGCGCGCGGCGCGTCCTTGCGGGAAGCTCGCGACCGGGCCTATGCACTGGTGGAAAAGGTCGATTGGCCCGAGGGCTTCTACCGCCGCGATATCGGCTGGCGGGCGCTCTGA
- a CDS encoding 2Fe-2S iron-sulfur cluster-binding protein — protein sequence MAKITYIEHNGTEHVVDVPNGLTVMEGARDNNIPGIEADCGGACACSTCHVYVHPDWVEKLPAKDDMEEDMLDFAFEPDPERSRLTCQVKVTDELDGLIVQMPEKQI from the coding sequence ATGGCGAAAATCACCTATATCGAACACAATGGCACCGAGCATGTCGTGGATGTACCGAACGGCCTGACCGTGATGGAAGGCGCGCGCGACAACAACATTCCGGGCATCGAGGCCGATTGCGGCGGAGCGTGTGCCTGTTCAACCTGCCACGTTTATGTTCACCCGGACTGGGTCGAGAAACTGCCGGCCAAGGACGACATGGAAGAGGACATGCTCGACTTCGCGTTCGAGCCCGACCCCGAGCGCTCGCGCCTGACCTGCCAGGTGAAAGTCACCGACGAGCTTGACGGGCTGATCGTTCAGATGCCGGAGAAGCAGATCTGA
- a CDS encoding peptidoglycan-binding protein gives MSRPHYLALAAACLLAACGAATTSGTTEPFDTWADAPEGAEPGTCWGKVETPAVVETITEQIILQPAETLDDGTVLRPAAYRTETRQAIVEERKITWFEAVCADDLKPEFVASVQRALQVRGLYRGAITGQMDARTRAAIRKFQAPDGPDSGLLSVDAARQLGLVAVERPEDA, from the coding sequence ATGTCACGACCCCATTACCTCGCGCTTGCAGCCGCGTGTCTTCTTGCCGCCTGCGGCGCAGCCACCACGTCCGGGACGACCGAACCGTTCGACACATGGGCCGACGCCCCCGAGGGCGCCGAGCCGGGAACATGCTGGGGCAAGGTGGAAACGCCTGCGGTGGTCGAGACGATCACGGAGCAGATCATCCTGCAACCGGCGGAGACGCTCGACGACGGAACGGTTCTTCGACCTGCCGCCTACAGGACGGAAACCAGGCAAGCCATCGTCGAGGAACGAAAAATCACGTGGTTCGAAGCGGTGTGTGCCGACGATCTCAAGCCCGAATTCGTCGCGTCCGTGCAACGGGCGCTGCAGGTGCGCGGCCTTTACCGAGGCGCGATCACTGGTCAGATGGACGCCCGTACCCGCGCCGCCATTCGCAAGTTCCAGGCGCCCGATGGTCCCGATAGCGGGCTTCTGTCCGTCGACGCCGCAAGGCAACTCGGTCTCGTCGCCGTGGAACGGCCGGAAGACGCATAG
- a CDS encoding DUF2177 family protein, whose protein sequence is MTIAILYIVTLAVFLGLDYLGLTYLMKPTFERDVAGMLLDTPRLGPAVVFYAFYVAVLLWFVSWPAVTQHKSLLWVFASGALLGAMAYGTYEFTNLATLKGWSWRMVVTDLAWGTLLTGTAATAGVGAARWLG, encoded by the coding sequence ATGACCATCGCGATCCTCTACATCGTCACGCTGGCGGTGTTTCTCGGTCTGGATTATCTCGGGCTCACATATCTTATGAAGCCCACTTTCGAGCGTGACGTCGCCGGGATGCTGCTCGACACTCCGCGCCTCGGGCCCGCGGTGGTGTTTTACGCGTTTTATGTAGCCGTGCTTCTATGGTTCGTGAGCTGGCCGGCCGTCACCCAGCATAAGTCGCTTCTGTGGGTATTCGCCTCCGGGGCTCTTTTGGGTGCGATGGCCTACGGTACTTACGAATTCACGAATCTCGCGACCCTCAAGGGGTGGTCCTGGCGGATGGTGGTTACTGACCTTGCCTGGGGCACGCTCTTGACCGGAACCGCCGCGACTGCCGGGGTTGGTGCGGCCCGGTGGCTGGGATAG
- a CDS encoding Mrp/NBP35 family ATP-binding protein: protein MEVSKERIEAELSRLELPDGGDVVSRDMVRALSIEDGQVRFVIEAPSPEMAQQMETLRATAERLIGALDGVTGVSVALTAHGPAAKSAPGSPPGLKVGGHPKPTQGSLKPASIKSIIAVGSGKGGVGKSTVASNLAVALARKGKRVGLLDADIYGPSQPRMMGVNKRPASPDGKTIEPLHAHGVTIMSIGFMLDPDKAVVWRGPMLMGALQQMISQVKWGDLDVLIVDLPPGTGDVQLTLCQKAEPTGAIIVSTPQDVALLDARKAMDMFRTLKTPILGMIENMSTFHCPNCGHEAHIFGEGGVRAEAEKLGLPFLGALPIDLATRLAGDEGTPVAAGEGPMAEAYAALADRLTKGGIV from the coding sequence ATGGAGGTTTCCAAAGAGCGGATAGAGGCCGAGCTTTCGCGACTGGAGCTACCGGATGGCGGGGATGTCGTCTCGCGCGATATGGTCAGGGCGCTGAGTATCGAGGACGGGCAGGTCCGCTTCGTGATCGAGGCGCCGAGCCCGGAGATGGCGCAGCAGATGGAGACGCTTCGTGCTACCGCCGAGCGGCTCATCGGTGCGCTCGACGGGGTGACGGGCGTGTCGGTGGCTCTTACCGCACATGGTCCGGCGGCGAAATCGGCGCCGGGATCTCCTCCCGGCCTCAAGGTCGGGGGTCATCCGAAGCCCACCCAAGGGTCGCTGAAACCTGCAAGCATAAAGTCGATCATCGCGGTGGGATCGGGCAAGGGCGGAGTCGGCAAATCGACGGTGGCATCCAATCTGGCCGTCGCGCTCGCCCGCAAGGGCAAGCGGGTCGGATTGCTCGACGCCGATATCTATGGACCGAGCCAGCCCCGAATGATGGGGGTGAACAAGCGTCCCGCCAGCCCGGATGGCAAGACCATCGAGCCGCTGCATGCCCATGGCGTGACGATCATGTCGATCGGTTTCATGCTCGACCCGGACAAGGCAGTGGTCTGGCGCGGTCCGATGCTGATGGGCGCGTTGCAGCAGATGATCAGCCAGGTGAAATGGGGCGATCTCGACGTGCTGATCGTCGACCTTCCTCCCGGAACCGGCGATGTCCAGCTGACATTGTGCCAAAAGGCCGAGCCGACCGGCGCGATCATCGTGTCGACACCGCAGGACGTGGCCCTGCTCGACGCCCGCAAGGCCATGGACATGTTTCGCACGCTCAAAACGCCGATCCTCGGGATGATCGAGAACATGTCCACCTTCCATTGCCCGAATTGCGGCCACGAGGCCCATATCTTCGGAGAAGGCGGCGTGCGGGCGGAAGCGGAAAAGCTGGGACTGCCGTTTCTCGGGGCGCTTCCAATCGACCTCGCAACACGGTTGGCGGGTGACGAAGGCACGCCGGTCGCCGCGGGGGAGGGGCCGATGGCCGAAGCCTATGCCGCGCTTGCCGACAGGCTGACGAAAGGCGGAATCGTTTGA
- a CDS encoding DUF1127 domain-containing protein, protein MVFASDILSGRGAGNETARNGFFGQTISQIQKWREFNKTRNELASLSDRALADLGISRGEIDSIARRSVYGHAY, encoded by the coding sequence ATGGTTTTCGCATCTGATATCCTCAGCGGACGCGGCGCCGGCAACGAGACCGCACGGAATGGCTTTTTCGGTCAGACGATCAGCCAGATCCAGAAATGGCGTGAGTTCAACAAGACCCGCAATGAGCTGGCATCGCTGAGCGATCGCGCTCTCGCAGATCTCGGCATCAGCCGCGGCGAGATCGACTCGATCGCACGCCGCTCGGTCTACGGCCACGCGTACTGA
- a CDS encoding SIS domain-containing protein: protein MTTHPPSSVDVAREVLGIEADALLAMRDNLPRAFDAAIQVLLGVKGRVIVSGMGKSGHIAHKIAATMASTGTPAQSVHPGEASHGDLGMVTAEDAVILISNSGETRELADLIAHTRRFSIPLIAITKKPESTLGQQADHVLELPDAPEACGIGMAPTTSTTCTLALGDALAVALMKLRGFQRENFLDFHPGGTLGAKLLKVGSVMHTGNALPVVHENTDMGQTLIEMTAKGFGVAAVVEDGMLTGVITDGDLRRNLEGLMDRTAGEVATRHPRTIGPDALMYEALGAMNANKISALFVVSDDGRLHGLIHIHDALRLGVA, encoded by the coding sequence ATGACGACGCACCCCCCCTCATCCGTAGACGTGGCCCGAGAAGTTCTCGGTATAGAGGCCGACGCGCTTCTGGCCATGCGTGACAATCTTCCGCGCGCGTTCGATGCCGCGATCCAGGTTCTGCTCGGTGTCAAGGGCCGCGTCATCGTGTCGGGCATGGGCAAATCGGGACATATCGCCCATAAGATCGCGGCGACGATGGCCAGCACCGGCACGCCCGCGCAATCGGTTCATCCCGGCGAGGCGAGCCATGGCGACCTGGGAATGGTTACGGCCGAGGATGCCGTCATTCTGATCTCCAATTCGGGCGAAACGCGAGAGTTGGCCGATCTCATCGCACACACTCGGCGGTTCTCGATTCCATTGATTGCGATCACCAAGAAACCCGAAAGCACGCTGGGTCAGCAGGCGGATCACGTGCTTGAGCTTCCCGATGCGCCCGAAGCTTGCGGAATCGGCATGGCGCCTACCACCTCGACAACATGCACGCTGGCGCTTGGCGATGCGTTGGCGGTTGCGCTGATGAAGCTGCGGGGCTTTCAGCGTGAGAATTTCCTGGATTTCCACCCGGGCGGAACGCTTGGAGCGAAACTGCTCAAGGTCGGGTCGGTGATGCATACGGGTAATGCCCTTCCCGTCGTTCACGAAAACACCGACATGGGACAGACCCTGATCGAGATGACGGCCAAGGGGTTCGGTGTGGCTGCGGTGGTCGAAGACGGGATGTTGACCGGGGTGATCACCGACGGTGACCTGCGGCGAAACCTCGAGGGGCTCATGGACCGAACGGCGGGCGAGGTCGCCACGCGCCATCCGCGCACGATCGGGCCGGATGCGCTGATGTACGAAGCACTAGGCGCGATGAACGCCAACAAGATCAGCGCGCTTTTCGTCGTTTCCGACGACGGGAGACTTCACGGTCTCATCCACATTCACGACGCGTTGCGGCTTGGCGTGGCATAA